Part of the Paenibacillus sp. FSL R7-0273 genome is shown below.
AGCCTGGTTATTGCGGACGAGCTCAAATACCTTCTCCGGCTCTACGCCGCCGACAACGAACAGCAGCATATTGCTCGGATGATAAAAGGAATTGTAGCAGGTGTAAAGCGTTTCTTTGGTAATCGTGGCGATGGACTCGACCGTACCGGCGATGTCAATATGCACTGGATGCTTGGAGTACATTGCTTCAATCAGACCGAAATAGACACGCCAGTCCGGATTGTCGGCATACATATTGATCTCCTGACCGATGATTCCCTTTTCCTTCTCGACATTCTCATCGGTGAAATACGGACGCTGTACGAAGTCAACCAGTGTGCTGAGGTTGGTTTCGATATTTTCAGTCGCCGAAAAGAGATACACGGTCTGGTCAAAGCTGGTAAATGCATTGGCCGATGCGCCGTTGGAAGCAAAGGTGGCGAAGATATCGCCTTCCGGCTCTTCGAACATTTTGTGCTCAAGAAAATGGGCAATCCCGTCCGGAACGGTAGTCTCTTCACCGCCGGCAACTTTAAAGTGGTTGTCCACAGAGCCGTATCTGGTGGCAAAGGTAGCATAGGTTTTTTTGAAGGCCGGCTTGGGCAGCACATAAACCTTCAGCCCGTTGTCCAAAACCTCATAATATAGTGTCTCCTGCAGCTTATCGTAATGGATTTGTTCCATCTGCTATTCCCCCTTCCCTGTCAGGAAATAAATCGTATCCAGCTGGAAGGTGCCGGCAGCAGCCTTGACATCTTCTGCACCCGTGCTGTCCACCTGAGCGAGCAGCTCCTGGGCAGAACGGTCTTTTCCGGACAATTGGCGGTTGAAATCGAACGAGATCAGCTCAAAGGCGGAATCCTGGATTTCGGACAAAAGATTGCGGATCATCGCCTTGGTCTGATTCAGCTCCAGATCACTGATATTACCGGCCTTCAGCTCATCGAGCTGCTTGCGGATGATATCGACTGCCTTGCCGTAATTCTGGTTCTCTATACCAGACTGAATCGTCCCGATTCCCTTATGCCCGTCGTAGCGCGAAGAAGCATAATAAGCCAGGCTTTCCTTTTCACGGACGTTAACAAACAGCTTGGAATGCGGATAGCCGCCCAAAATTCCGTTATACATCAGCGCTGAGGCATATCTGTCGTCTGAGTAAGTGATTGAGGTACGCAGCCCCATGTTAAGCTTGCCCTGATTGACATCCAGCTTCTCCTCAACCGTGCGGACCTCTGATACGGTTACTGGCTTAAAGTTGGAAGTGTAAGACTCCACCTGCTTATGGCTGCGGCCAAAATGGCGGATGACCAGCTTCTCGACTTCTTCCGGAGTAGTATCGCCGACAACATACAAATCCAGAATCGCCCCGTCCAGCCAAGCTGTGTACGATTCATACAGGCTTTTCGGAGTGATTCCGTCCAGATCGGCTCTTTGGCCAAGCGGATGCAGGCGGTAAGGCTCCTGGCGGCACATCTCCTCAATGCAGCGTTCAGCGGCATAACGGATTTTGTCGTTCACAATGGCTTCCAGCTTCTTGCGCACAGTCTCGCGCTCGGTAGCAACGTAGGAGGCGCGGAAGCTTCCATCCTCCAGCAGGGGACGGGTCAATACCTCGCCGAGAAAAGCAAACGATTCTCCCAGCAGGCTTTCCTTGCTCTGTACAAAAGAATCATTGATCGTATCCATCCGGAACTGGACAATCTGATAATCGCCCCGTTTGTAGATGTCGAAGCCGAAGCCTGCTCCGTAAAGCTCTTCCAGCCGTTCGCGGAACTGTGTCGTTTCCGGGTAAGTGGCCGTGCCTCTGCGGAGGACAAAAGGAGCAAGTGCCGTTGCTGTCACTGTGCTCTCATCCAGGGGTACTCCGGCATAGAGGGAAATGGCGAACGTTTTGAACGCCTTGGTCGGCAGCACGTGGATACGCATGCCTGCAGCGTTGCCATGTTGAAATCCATTGTTTGTCAAGTTCCAAAACTCCTTTACGGCGTGGATAGATGCTCTACAATTTAAGTTTATGAAGTATTATCCATTCTAAACCATTCCAAAGTAAGGAAGCAACCGGCAGAAGAATTACCGGTTGCTCTGAGTCAGTGTATAGTGGCGGAGTACTGTGCCGATAGCAGCGGTTTAGCCCTATTTTACATACAGAAGATATGCTCTCCTATCGTCATAACCTGCGGCCGGGTCCAAATCCACTTAGAGGTTGCTGTCTTCGGATTAAAATAGTACAGGCAGCCGCCCGAAGGGTCCCAGCCGTTGAGTGCCTGCTGAACTGCCTTGCGGGCTTGTTCATTAGGCTCCAGGTAAATCTGCCCGTCAGCTACAGCCGTGAAAGCGCCGGGCTGGAAAATAACGCCGGAAGGCGTGTTGGGAAAGCTCGGAGATTTTACCCGGTTCAGGATTACCGCGGCCACCGCCACCTGGCCCTCAAACGGCTCTCCGCGTGCCTCACCGTAAACGGCATTGGCCATGATCTTCAGATCATTTTCGGACAGGCCCATTGTATTGCCTGACGACAGCTCAGCACCGCTGTTCTTTTTAGCAGCGTTGCCGGTTTTGGCGGTTGTGTTCCCGGTGTTCTTTTTGGCTGTGGTAGTTGAGGGCTCTGTCGGTTTCCATGCTTTGGTCGCATTGTACAGCTTCAGCTTTGTTTTAGCCCCGACGATCCCATCTGCCTTCATTCCGAATTTCCACTGGAACCAGGTTACTGCATTTTTGGTTTT
Proteins encoded:
- the yfmH gene encoding EF-P 5-aminopentanol modification-associated protein YfmH, producing MEQIHYDKLQETLYYEVLDNGLKVYVLPKPAFKKTYATFATRYGSVDNHFKVAGGEETTVPDGIAHFLEHKMFEEPEGDIFATFASNGASANAFTSFDQTVYLFSATENIETNLSTLVDFVQRPYFTDENVEKEKGIIGQEINMYADNPDWRVYFGLIEAMYSKHPVHIDIAGTVESIATITKETLYTCYNSFYHPSNMLLFVVGGVEPEKVFELVRNNQAAKSYDKQGEITRIFEEEPAQVAQKHKESRLAVSMPKCLFGFKEKPEGLTGEAAVRRDLTTKLMLDLLLGSSTALYQKLYDEELISDSFGHEFNSSPQYAFSAIGGDTKDPDLLLKRIKEEINAVLASGFAEKDFERARKKKIGGYLRMLNSPESIAHEFTRYQFRGADLFEVLPVYESITLEDVNARLRAHVDWEQLSVSLVVSP
- the yfmF gene encoding EF-P 5-aminopentanol modification-associated protein YfmF; the encoded protein is MRIHVLPTKAFKTFAISLYAGVPLDESTVTATALAPFVLRRGTATYPETTQFRERLEELYGAGFGFDIYKRGDYQIVQFRMDTINDSFVQSKESLLGESFAFLGEVLTRPLLEDGSFRASYVATERETVRKKLEAIVNDKIRYAAERCIEEMCRQEPYRLHPLGQRADLDGITPKSLYESYTAWLDGAILDLYVVGDTTPEEVEKLVIRHFGRSHKQVESYTSNFKPVTVSEVRTVEEKLDVNQGKLNMGLRTSITYSDDRYASALMYNGILGGYPHSKLFVNVREKESLAYYASSRYDGHKGIGTIQSGIENQNYGKAVDIIRKQLDELKAGNISDLELNQTKAMIRNLLSEIQDSAFELISFDFNRQLSGKDRSAQELLAQVDSTGAEDVKAAAGTFQLDTIYFLTGKGE
- the sleB gene encoding spore cortex-lytic enzyme, with amino-acid sequence MKKQKQWILALMTLALAAAPFAGLFFKDQEAYANPQTEAVSPVSGEEEALPAFGTTPLKVGSSGQDVYELQGRLKHLGYYGGKIDSQFGAKTKNAVTWFQWKFGMKADGIVGAKTKLKLYNATKAWKPTEPSTTTAKKNTGNTTAKTGNAAKKNSGAELSSGNTMGLSENDLKIMANAVYGEARGEPFEGQVAVAAVILNRVKSPSFPNTPSGVIFQPGAFTAVADGQIYLEPNEQARKAVQQALNGWDPSGGCLYYFNPKTATSKWIWTRPQVMTIGEHIFCM